The DNA segment AACCGTCGCGTCCGTTCCGTAGGCGAACTCCTGCAAAACCAAGTCCGCGTTGGCTTAAACCGTCTAGAACGGATTATCCGCGAACGGATGACCGTTTCCGACGCCGAACATCTCACCCCCACCTCCCTGGTTAACCCCAAACCCTTAGTAGCAGCCATTAAGGAATTCTTTGGTTCATCGCAACTGTCCCAGTTCATGGATCAAACCAACCCCTTAGCGGAATTAACCCACAAACGCCGCCTCTCAGCCCTAGGACCGGGCGGTCTCACGCGGGAACGGGCCGGGTTTGCCGTCCGCGACATTCACCCCTCCCACTACGGGCGGATTTGTCCGATTGAAACCCCTGAAGGACCTAACGCCGGGTTAATTGGTTCCTTGGCAACTCATGCCCGCGTTAACCAGTATGGGTTTATCGAAACCCCATTTTATCCGGTGGAAACGGGTCGCGTTCTGCGCGATCGCCTTCCCGCCTACATGACCGCAGACGAAGAAGACGACCTGCGCGTTGCCCCTGGCGACATCCCCACCGACGAAGCGGGGAAAATCTTGGGCGACATCATCCCCGTTCGCTACCGTCAGGAATTCACCACTACCAGCCCCGACCAAGTGGACTATGTGGCAGTTTCCCCGGTACAAATTATCTCCGTTGCCACCTCCTTGATCCCCTTCCTGGAGCATGACGACGCTAACCGGGCGCTGATGGGTTCTAACATGCAACGTCAAGCCGTTCCCCTGCTCAAGCCCGAACGCCCCCTCGTGGGAACCGGACTAGAGGCCCAAGCAGCCAGAGACTCCGGGATGGTGATTATCTCTAAATACGACGGCGAAGTCACCTACGTGGATGCGACGCAAATTCGCGTCAGAACGGCACGCAAAGACGACGAAACCCCCTCAGCCGCCCCGGAAGAAATCGCTTATGAAGTCCAGAAGTATCAGCGCTCAAACCAAGATACCTGCTTGAACCAACGCCCCATTGTTCGCGTTGGCGACAAAGTGAAATCGGGTCAAGTGCTGGCGGATGGTTCGGCGACTGAAGGCGGAGAACTCGCCCTCGGCCAAAACATCCTGGTCGCCTATATGCCTTGGGAAGGCTACAACTACGAAGACGCGATTTTGATTTCCGAACGGTTGGTGTATGACGATATCTACACCTCCATTCACATCGAGAAGTACGAAATCGAAGCGCGTCAAACCAAACTCGGCCCTGAAGAAATTACCCGCGAAATTCCCAACGTCGGGGAAGACGCCTTGCGACAACTCGATGAAGATGGCATTATCCGCATCGGGGCTTGGGTAGAAGCGGGCGACATCTTGGTGGGGAAAGTCACCCCTAAAGGTGAATCGGATCAGCCCCCAGAAGAAAAACTCCTGCGAGCCATCTTCGGGGAAAAAGCCAGAGACGTGCGCGATAACAGCTTGCGCGTTCCCAACGGCGAAAAAGGTCGCGTTGTTGACGTGCGGGTGTTTACTCGCGAACAAGGCGACGAACTGCCCCCCGGTGCCAACATGGTCGTCCGCGTCTATGTGGCTCAGAAGCGGAAAATCCAAGTTGGGGATAAAATGGCGGGTCGCCACGGTAATAAGGGGATTATCTCTCGGATTCTGCCGATTGAAGATATGCCTTACTTACCCGATGGCAGACCTGTGGATATCGTCCTCAACCCCCTGGGCGTCCCTTCGCGGATGAACGTCGGTCAAGTCTTTGAATGTCTCTTGGGCTGGGCGGGCGAAAATCTGGAAAAACGCTTTAAGGTGGTGCCGTTTGATGAAATGCACGGCGACCAAATGTCCCGCGAAACCGTGCATGGCAAGCTTCAAGAGGCTGCTGATGAAACGGGTTATGACTGGTTATTTAACTCCGATCATCCCGGTAAAACCCAAGTGTTTGACGGCCGCACGGGGGAACCCTTCGATCGACCCGTAACCGTGGGTAAAGCTTATATGCTGAAACTGGTTCACTTGGTTGACGATAAGATTCACGCCCGTTCCACTGGTCCTTACTCGCTGGTTACGCAGCAACCCTTGGGCGGTAAAGCCCAACAAGGCGGACAGCGCTTTGGAGAAATGGAAGTTTGGGCCCTAGAAGCGTTTGGGGCAGCTTATACCCTGCAAGAGTTATTGACGGTGAAATCCGACGATATGCAAGGACGCAACGAAGCCTTAAATGCCATTGTTAAAGGGAAGGCGATTCCCCGTCCGGGAACGCCCGAATCCTTTAAGGTGTTGATGCGCGAATTGCAGTCGCTGTGTCTGGATATTGCCGTTCATAAGGTGGAAACGCGGGAAGATGGTACCGCCGGAGATGTGGAAGTCGATTTGATGGCTGACGTGAACTCTCGGCGATCGCCAAACCGTCCCACCTACGAATCCATTACCCCAGAAGAGTTAGGCGTCGAAGACGAAGACTAAGCGCATGACAACCTCAAGGGGGATAATAACTCCCCCTTGCCTCTACCCGTTTGCTCATTGACGACCGCCCGCGCCTAAGTCTCCTTTCCTTTGAGTCAGAGCGTTCCCCAACAGCAAGAGTGAATTGAGAATTTCCATGAGAAATCAGCTAGAACAGCGTTTCGACTATGTAAAAATTGGTATTGCCTCTCCGGAGCGAATTCGGCAGTGGGGAGAAAGAACCCTTCCCAACGGTACGGTTGTGGGAGAAGTGACTAAACCGGAAACCATTAACTACCGGACTTTAAAGCCGGAAATGGACGGTTTATTTTGCGAACGCATCTTTGGCCCGGCGAAAGATTGGGAATGCCATTGCGGCAAGTATAAGCGGGTCAGACACCGAGGAATTGTCTGCGAACGCTGCGGCGTTGAAGTCACTGAATCGCGGGTGCGGCGTCACCGCATGGGCTATATTAAGCTGGCCGCACCTGTCACCCATGTTTGGTACCTCAAAGGCATTCCAAGTTATATGTCGATTCTGCTAGATATGCCCCTGCGGGATGTCGAGCAAATCGTATACTTTAACGCCTATGTGGTCTTGAATCCGGGCAATGTCTCGGATCTAAGCTACAAGCAACTGCTCAACGAAGACCAATGGATGGAAATTGAGGATCAGCTTTATAGCGAAGATTCTCAAATGGAAGGGGTCGAAGTTGGCATTGGTGCTGAAGCGTTAGAACGCCTGCTGGCCGATATTAATTTAGAGGAAGAAGCAGAAAAGCTACGCGAAGAAATCGGCACGGCAAAAGGACAGAAACGCGCCAAGTTGATCAAACGCTTGCGCGTAATCGACAACTTTGTGGCCACAGGTGCGAAACCGGAATGGATGGTGCTGAATGTTCTGCCCGTCATTCCCCCCGACTTGCGCCCAATGGTACAGCTTGATGGCGGTCGGTTTGCCACTAGCGACTTAAATGACCTCTACCGTCGCGTTATTAACCGGAATAATCGTCTGGCCCGACTTCAGGAAATTCTCGCCCCCGAAATTATCGTCCGCAACGAAAAGCGGATGCTGCAAGAAGCCGTTGATGCTTTGATTGATAACGGTCGTCGGGGCCGAACTGTGGTGGGGGCAAACAACCGCCCGCTGAAGTCGCTCTCCGATATTATCGAAGGGAAGCAAGGTCGTTTCCGGCAAAACCTGCTCGGAAAACGGGTAGACTACTCCGGTCGTTCAGTAATTGTCGTGGGGCCAAAGCTGAAAATTCATCAGTGCGGTTTGCCTCGCGAAATGGCGATTGAACTGTTTCAGCCGTTTGTGATTCATCGCTTAATCCGTCAAGGATTGGTCAATAATATCAAGGCCGCCAAGAAGTTAATTCAACGGGGCGATTCGAGCGTCTGGGATGTTCTAGAAGAGGTCATTGAAGGACACCCCGTGATGCTGAACCGCGCGCCGACGCTTCACCGTTTGGGGATTCAAGCGTTTGAACCCATTCTGGTAGAAGGCCGTGCGATTCAATTGCATCCCCTAGTTTGTCCGGCATTTAACGCGGACTTCGACGGCGACCAAATGGCGGTTCACGTTCCCTTATCGCTAGAAGCCCAGGCCGAAGCGAGATTGCTGATGTTGGCCTCGAATAATATTCTGTCTCCGGCAACCGGGCGACCGATTGTTATGCCAAGCCAAGATATGGTTTTGGGCTGTTATTACTTGACCGCAGAAAACCAGAAGGCAGAAAGAGGGATTAATCGCTATTTTGCCTCGCTAGATGATGCGATCGTGGCTTACGAACAGCAACAAGTGGATTTACACGCCTATATCTGGGTGCGCTTTGATGGTCAGGTTGAATCGGATGAGGCGGATTTGAACCCTTTACAAACCGAAGAGTTAGGCGATGGGACGGTGACAAAAATCTATAAATACCGTCGCCGTCGCGAAGATGCAGAGGGAAATTTAATTTCTCAGTATATTCGGACAACGCCTGGACGGATTATTTTCAACAAGACGATTCAAGACGCCCTTGCCTAACCGGGCAAGCGATGGGTAAGGCAACCGACCGATTAATTTAGGGGGTTGCCTCCAGAATCGCTCTTTTCTGCAACCGGATGGCGATTCGACCAGAGCGATCCTTTCAGGAATCGAGCTGAACAACTCGTCGTCGCTCATCCTTGAATCGTCAAGCAGCCCCAAGCGCAGCAGGCTGCAAGGGTACCTATAGATCGAGCGCGCTTCCCAAGAGTGCCAATTGACAACGGATTACAGACAAATGACAGATAAACTGATTTTTCGGAATCGGGTCGTTGATAAAGGTCAACTGAAGAAGCTAATCGCCTGGGCTTTTACCCATTATGGAACGGCACGGACTGCCCAAATGGCAGACGACCTCAAAGAGTTGGGTTTCCACTATGCAACGAGAGCCGGCGTTTCGATTAGCGTTGATGACTTGCAGGTGCCGCCGTCTAAACGGCAGTTGCTAGAAGCGGCTGAAGCTCAAATTCGGACAACAGAAGCGCGGTATACGCGAGGCGAAATTACTGAGGTTGAGCGGTTCCAACGGGTTATTGATACTTGGAATAGTACCAGCGAAGCGCTCAAAGATGAAGTGGTGCGCTATTTCCGGGCAACCGATCCGCTGAACTCTGTGTACATGATGGCATTTTCTGGGGCGCGAGGCAATATTTCCCAGGTGCGGCAGTTGGTGGGGATGCGCGGCTTGATGGCTGACCCTCAAGGGGAAATTATTGACTTACCGATTAAGACGAATTTCCGGGAAGGGCTAACCGTTACGGAGTATATTATTTCTTCTTACGGGGCCCGCAAGGGGTTGGTCGATACGGCGCTGAGAACGGCGGATTCGGGTTACTTGACGCGGCGTTTGGTGGATGTTTCCCAGGATGTGATTATTCGGGAAATTGACTGCGGGACAACGCGCGGAATTCCGGTACAGCCGATGCGCGATGGCGATCGCGTTTTGATTCCCCTCAAAGACCGCCTGTTAGGTCGCGTTTTAGCTGAAGATGCCATCGATCCGCGCACGGGCGAAGTTTTGAGCGCTGAGATTGATGGAGTGACAGTCGTTGCCAGACGCAATCAAGATATTTGCGATGAGTTGGCGATCGCGATTGGTCAAGCGGGGATTGAGCAAGTGATGGTGCGATCGCCCCTGACTTGCGAAGCCGCGCGTTCGGTCTGCCAGCACTGCTATGGCTGGAGTTTGGCTCACGCCAAGATGGTTGATTTAGGCGAAGCCGTCGGCATTATCGCCGCTCAATCGATTGGCGAACCCGGTACCCAGCTCACCATGCGGACGTTCCACACGGGAGGCGTTTTCGCCGGGGCCGCGCGGCAAATCCTCGCCCCCTGTAATGGCACCATTCGCTTTGAAAAACTGAAAACTCGCAAAGTCCGCAACGTGCGCGGCGAGGAAGAATTATTTGTCGATTCGGCAGGGGCCAAGCTGATCTTGATGGTGAGCGAATCCTCTGGAACCGCTACCACTAAAGGCGCAAGCGATCCCGCCGACGGCAAACTCTCCACCGTGAACCGCCACGAAATTCCCATCCCAATGGGGGCAACCCTGCTCGTCAAAGATGGTAGCGAAGTCACCGCCGGTCAATTGCTCGTCAACGTGCCGTCCTCTAGCCGGAACGTACAGCGGAGTACCGAAAAAGCGACGAAAGACGTGGCCACAGACTTGGCTGGAGAAGTCCAATTTGCGGATATTCTGCCAGAAGAAAAACGCGATCGCCAAGGCAACACCACCCGGATTGCACGCGGCGGCGGCTTGATCTGGATTCTCTCTGGGGAAGTCTACAACCTGCCCCCAGGAGCCGAACCCGTCGTTAAAAACGGCTCAAAAGTAGAAACCAACTCCGTTATAGCTGAGACCAACATCCGTACCGAACACGGTGGGATTGTCCGTCTGTTAGGAGAACCCGAACCCGGTAAGAGCGGCCGCGAAATCGAAATTATCACCGCTAGCGTTCTGCTCGATCAAGCCCGCGTTGAAGTTAGCTCCACCCAAGGCAAAGAGCAATACATTATTGTCTCCTCTGACAATCAGCGCTTCTCCTTAAAAGCCACTCCCGGCACCAAAGTCACCAACAACCAAGTGGTGGCGGAACTGATTGACGATACCTACCGCACCAGCACGGGCGGCATCATCAAATATGCCGGAGTAGAAGCCAAACGCGGCAAAGCCAAACAGGGTTATGAAGTTACCCAAGGCGGTACCCTGCTGTGGATTCCCGAAGAAAGCCACGAAGTTAACAAGGACATCTCCTTGTTGATGGTAGAAGACGGGCAATTTGTCGAAGCCGGAACCGAAGTGGTGAAAGACATCTTCTGCCAAAGCAGCGGCGTTGTTGAAGTAACCCAGAAAAACGATATTCTTCGGGAAATCGTGATCAAACCGGGCGACCTGCACATGATCGAACCGGGCGATCAAAACATTCCCAAGGAAGAAAGCATCATTCATCCAGGTGAAGAAGTCCTCAGCGGCATTACCTTCAACGAACTGCGCTACGTGGAATCGGTCGAAACCCCAGAAGGCCCGGCCATCCTCTTCCGACCCGTCACGGAGTTCCACGTTCCCGACGAACCGAGCGTTCCTTCTCAAGAATCGTCTCAAGACAACGGCGGTTTAATTCGCCTGCGATCCGTTCAGCGCCTCTCTTATAAAGATGGCGAGCGCGTCAAATCCGTAGAAGGGTTAGAACTCCTACGGACGCAACTGGTTCTAGAACTCGATAAAACGGCTTTAAACGAAACCGGAGAAGGAGAGACAGAACGGGCGGTTCCAGCAACCACCAAAGAGTCTCGCTCCTCCATCGACTTAGCCGCAGACATTGAACTGATTCCCGATCCAGACGATCCGGACAGCCGTCGCTTGCAGTTGGTGATTTTAGAATCGCTGATTATTCGTCGCGATGTCGCTGCTGACCCCACCCAAGGCAGCACCAACACCCGCCTGCTGGTCAGCGATGGCGAACAAATCGATCCGGGTGCTGTGGTTGCTCGTACCGAAATCCTGTGTAAGGAAGCGGGCGAAGTGCGCGGGATTAAAGAAGGGGGCGAAGCCGTTCGTCGGGTTCTGATCGTTCGCAGCGCCGATTTGATTACCATTGACACCCAAGGCAACAAACCGACGGCCAACAAGGGCGACCTATTAGTCGCTGGCTTAAATGAAGTGGCACCAGGCGTTAGCCTATCGGAATCCGGTCTAGTGGTGAAGGTTGAAGACAACCAAGTGACGCTGCGGATTGCACGTCCTTACCGCGTGTCGCCTGGAGCCATCCTACATATTGATGATGGCGACTTGGTACAGCGGGGCGATAACCTGGTGTTGCTGGTGTTTGAACGGGCGAAAACCGGGGACATCATCCAAGGTTTGCCTCGGATTGAAGAACTGCTAGAAGCTCGCAAACCCAAGGAAGCTTGCGTTTTGGCAGAGCGTCCGGGGGTTGCTCAAGTCATCTACAGCGAAGACGAAAGCGTCTCGGTGAAGGTGATGGAAGAAGACGGGACGCTGACCGATTATCCGCTAACACCGGGACAAAATGCGATCTTGCTCGATGGGTCGCAAGTGGCGGCGGCACAACCGCTATCGGATGGCCCAGCAAACCCGCACCAAATTCTGGAAGTCTTCTTCCGCCTGCATCACTCAATGGGCCAAAGCGACCATGAGGCAGCCTTAGCCGGGTTGCAACAGGTGCAAACCTTCTTGGTTAACGAGGTGCAATCGGTTTATCAATCGCAAGGGATTGATATTTCCGATAAACACATTGAGGTGATTGTCCGCCAGATGACTTCTAAGGCGCGGGTGGATGATGGGGGCGATACCACGATGCTTCCGGGCGAACTAGTGGAACTCTACCAGGTTCAGCAGGTGAATGAAGCAATGGCGATTACTGGAGGTGCGCCTGCCAGTTACGAACCCGTGCTGTTAGGGATTACGAAGGCGTCCTTGAATACGGATAGCTTTATCTCGGCGGCGAGTTTCCAAGAAACAACGCGGGTACTGACGGAAGCGGCAATTGAAGGTAAGTCGGATTGGTTGCGCGGTCTGAAGGAAAACGTGATCATCGGACGCTTGATTCCTGCGGGAACGGGCTTCAATGCTTACGAAGAACCGGCTCCAACGCTGGATGATATGGGTGGGGATTATCCCGGCTTTAATGAGTATGAGGACGATCTCAAGGATGTAGTGCTTGACGATCGCACCGCTCGTTCCTATCGTCTAGATGGCGGTTTCGATAACTTCGCACGCGGCCCGGTTAATGAGGGTGAATCCTTTGGTCGCGGTCGTCGGGGCGATTCGTTCTTGGATGATGATGACCTGATGATTGATGATGGTGTCGATGAGGATGATTTAGAATAATCGTCTTCAAACTAGAAAAGTCCCCAGAAGATAAAATTCTGGGGCTTTTCTCAAAACAAAGCGTACCTCTTCTTATCGAATGGGTACGCTTTTTTATAAACCCAAAATCGAGTTTATAGCTGTACTCAGTAAGGTTAGGACAGACTGAACTGTTCAAAACCATGAGACTCACTCGGTTTTAACTCAGCACTCAGCACTCAGCACTCAGCACTTTGCTATAACAGGTCGATAGGTGGGTTGAGGAATCGGTTTACCTTGCGATCGCGCTGTTTCTAGCCATATCTGTTTGGCGATTTCTAATTCTTGGAGAGCTTGAATAGGGGTTTCACCAAAGGCAGAACAAAATCGCAAATCGGGGATATCGGCGATGTATCCTTCATCATCTTCGCTGTAGAAAATATTGATGTGGTAATCCTTCATACATCTTCCTCTAAACCTAAGTTGTTGATTTCGACCAAGGTTAAAAATTGCCGGACTTGATAGGATTTAGCGTTACCTTTAACGCTCTGAATGTTAACCCGTTCAGGAATGTCTGGATGAGTAAAAATATGGTGACTGCCATTGACACGGGCTAGGGTAAAGCCAAATGCTTCGACTAAAGCTCACCATATCTTTGAAGCTAACATTTTTGGGATTGTTCAGAACTTGCTGTAACAGTTTTTGCTTTTTACTCATCCGCCTTTGCCAAACGAACGGTTAGGCGATACTGGCGAGGAATTCAACTAACTGCTGAATTTGGCTGGTAGTATTCATTTCCGTAACGCAGATGAGGAGATCGCGATCGCGATCCTTCTCCCAACGCGATAAAGGAACGCCTGGGTAAATTCCCTGCGCCACCCCTCGGTTAACCACTTCTTGAGCCGAGATGGGACATTGAATCACAAACTCATGGAAAAAGGGCGCGTTATAGAGGAGTTTATAACCCGGAAGTTTAGCAATTTCGCTTTGGGCTTGATGGGCGAGTTGGACGCTGCTAGTGGCAATTTGGCGCAAACCATCAGGGCCTAAAAGCGCCATGTAGACTGAAGCAGCAGCAGCCATTAAAGACTGGTTGGTACAGACATTGCTCGTCGCTTTTTCTCGGCGAATGTGTTGTTCGCGCGTTTGTAGGGTTAGCGTATACACCTGTTGTCCCCGCGCATCTTGAGTAATACTCACTAGGCGTCCTGGTACTTGGCGAATAAACTCAGATTTAGTCGCTAAAATCCCTAAATGGGGACCCCCAAAGGAGGGAGGCGTTCCCAAACAATGGGCTTCACCTGCAACAATATCCGCGCCCCCGTCTCCAGGCGTTTTCAACAGCGCATAGGCGGTTGGATCGGTGACGACGACAATTAATAAAGCCCCGGCTTCGTGAACGATGGGCGCGATCGCTCCTAGATCCTCAATAATGCCGTAGAAGTTGGGACATTGCACCACAACAGCCGCACATTCTGAGGTGAGTTGAGCCTTGAGAACCTCCAGATCGAGTTTTCCAGAAGTTTCTAGGGGAAGCGGGGCGGTTGTCACTTCCAAGCCTTTGAGATAAGTGTCCAGCAACTCCTGATATTCTGGGTGCAGGCTGCCCGCAATTAACAGGTGCGATCGCTTTTTCTGCAAGCGCAAGGCCATCAACACTGCCTCCGCCGTGGCACTCGCGCCATCATATAGCGACGCATTCGCCACAGGTAGCCCCGTTAACCGTGCAATTCCAGTTTGAAACTCAAAAATGGTCTGAAGCGTTCCTTGTGCTGCTTCTGGCTGATAAGGCGTGTAACTGGTGAGGAATTCGCCCCGACTCACCAGCGCCCAAACTGCGGCAGGAATAAAGTGACGATAGCAACCTGCTCCTAAAAAGGCGCTAGCGCTATCCAAATGGCGATTGCGATCGGCTAGAGTTTGTAGCAGTTGGCGCACTTCTAACTCAGATTTGCCCTCTGGTAGGTCAAACTCAACCTCTTGCAACCCTTGGGGGATAACTTTCAATAAATCGCCAATCGATTCAACGCCAATTTCTTGAAGAAGTTGCTGGCGACTTTCAGCAGTATGCGGACTATAGCGGGCCACAGATGAAACTCCTGCGATTGCAACTAATTAATATTTTGTAATATTTTTCAGGTTGTGGGGGTTGCGCTTCTGCCTAGACGAGCCACAAAAGACGCGAGTGCTTGAGCTATTCCCCTTCTACCAAAGCGCGATAATCAGCCGCCGCCATCGCCTCATCAAGTTCATCGGGATCGGTGATTCGCAGTTTTAGCAACCAGCCTTCCCCATAAGGATCGTCCGCCAACTGTTCTGGATCTTCAACCAAAGCATCATTGCGTTCTACAACCGTTCCAGAAATCGGCGCATACATATCTTCAACCGCCTTCACAGACTCAATACTGCCAAAGCTTGTCCCTTTTTCCAGCGCGTCGCCGACTTCGGGCAATTCCAGAAACACAATATCGCCCAATTGATCCACCGCAAACGCACTAATGCCAATGGTGGCAATTTCGCCATCGAGTCGGACATACTCGTGGCTATCTAAATACTTAAGGTCATCAGGATATTCAAGACCCATTATTTTTCCTCAGACTGACAATCGGCGAACTTAAACAGCCATTAAGTGTACAACCAACCTAAAGCAATTGGTTGGAGTGTTGAGTTTTATTGGGTATTCGCTTTATAGAAGGGTTTTTTGACCACTTCGGCGGAATGAACTTTACCCCGAATTTCAACACCTAACTGCTGTCCCACTTTAGCGAGGTGAGTTGGCACATAGGCTAAAGCAATGGGATAGCCTAGCGTCGGCGAGAGAGTCCCGCTCGTGACTTCGCCTACCATATTGCCATCTAACATCACCGGATAGCCGTGACGGGCAATATAACGCCCCTGCATTTGTAACCCGACTAGGCGGGTAGGAATTCCCTCGGCTTTTTGCTGTTCTAAAATCGGGCGTCCCATAAAGTCGCCTTTGCTGTCTAGATGCACCAGCCACCCTAAGCCAGCTTCTAAGGGAGTTACGTTCTGTTCGATATCCTGTCCGTATAAAGCCATTGCGGCTTCTAGACGCAGGGTATCTCTTGCCCCTAAACCACAAGGGGTAACGCCAGCATCGCTGAGTTTTTGCCACAGTTCAATGGCGGCTGCGGGTGGAAGCATGACCTCAAATCCATCTTCGCCCGTGTAACCCGTGCGGGCAATAAAGGCGGGTTGACCAAAGACGGTACTTTCTAGATGCTCGAAGCGCTTGAGGGAAGATAAGTTAGCTTCAACATCGGGTTGAAAATAGCGTTCGGCTTGGGGTCCTTGAATGGCAATTAAGGCTTGTTCTTTGGAAACATCCTCAAGCACAATTAAATCGGGATTGAGGTTTGCCACTAGCCATGCCTTATCGCGAACGCGGGTGGCTGCATTCACAATCATCGTTCCCCGCTGTTCGCCCGTGTTGGGGTCTTGCCCTTGATGGTAGTAGATGATGTCGTCTAGGATGCCGCCTTCGGGGTTGAGTAAAACGGTATATTGCGCTTGTCCGGGTTGCAGGCGGCTTAAATCTGAGGGAACCAGCGTTTGCAGTTGTTCAACGACTTGGGCACCTGTAAAGCGGAACTTGCCCATGTGGGAAATATCAAACATCCCCGCCTGGGTGCGTACCGCTTCGTGTTCTTTGGTGATGCCGCTAAATTGCACGGGCATTTCCCAACCCGCAAATTCGGTCATCCGGGCTTTTTGCGCGAGACAAAGTTGATAGAGGGGGGTTTGAGAAATGGGGGGGGAGTCGATATGCTCAGGCAACTGAGTCACGATGATTGATCCTCACAATTCGATGTATATCTCAAAATCCCATTGCTTCGGCAACCGATGCCAAGGTTGGCTCGATTCCGGGTTTAAATTGATTATTGCTGTGTTTAATGGCGGTGTCGGGGTCTTTAAGACCGTTTCCGGTGAGGACGCACACGACGGTTGCGCCTGTGGGAACTTGGTCTTTGACTTTGAGCAAACCGGCTACTGAGGCAGCGCTAGCAGGTTCGCAGAAGACGCCTTCACTGGCCGCGAGGAGGCGATAGGCGTCGAGGATTTCATCGTCGGTGACGGCGTTAAATTGCCCAAGGCTGGCTTGTTGGGCTGCGATCGCTTTCTCCCAACTCGCCGGGTTGCCGATCCGAATGGCGGTGGCGAGGGTTTCGGGGTGAGCCACGGGTTGACCCAAAACAATCGGCGCAGCACCTGCCGCTTGAAATCCCATCATCTTCGGGAGCTTAGAACATTTCTGTTCTTGATGATACTGACAGAATCCCATCCAGTAAGCGGTGATATTGCCCGCATTGCCTACGGGGATACACAACCAGTCTGGAGCATCGCCTAGGGCGTCTACAACCTCAAATGCGGCGGTTTTTTGACCTTCGAGACGGTAGGGGTTAACGGAGTTGACGAGGGCGATGGGATAGTTATCCGAGAGTTCGCGGACAATTTCTAAGGCTTGGTCAAAATTGCCTTTAATGGCTAACACTTCCGCGCCGTAGAGGAGGGCTTGGGCGAGTTTGCCGAGGGCGACGTAACCATCGGGAATCAGCACAAAAGCTTTCATTCCGCCCCGTTTGGCATAGGCGGCGGCGGCGGCTGAAGTGTTCCCCGTGCTGGCACAGATAACGGCATTGGCTCCGGCTTCCTTGGCTTTGGTGACAGCCATCGTCATGCCTCGGTCTTTAAAGCTGCCTGTGGGGTTGAGTCCGTCGTATTTAACGTAGACTTTAACTTGGCGACCGATGCGATCGCTAATCGCAGGGGCTGGAATTAACGGAGTATTGCCTTCAAGTAACGTCACAACCGGGGTGGCTTCAGTGACAGGCAAATAGGGGCGATAGGCTTCAATTAGACCGGGCCAAATGGGTCGCATTGCGGAAGCTTGAGCAGTATGGGCGTTATCTGACAGCGTAAAAGTCACTTCAGGTCTATTACAAACAAAGTCTTTGAATCAACAATAGTTTAGCGCTATTGCTGGAGCGTGCGATCGCGTTTTCCTAAAA comes from the Desertifilum tharense IPPAS B-1220 genome and includes:
- the rpoB gene encoding DNA-directed RNA polymerase subunit beta; translation: MNQTTIPAPVQHMLPDLVEIQRASFRWFLEEGLIEELDSFSPISDYTGKLELHFIGKDYKLKRPKYEVDEAKRRDATYAVQMYVPTRLINKEAGTMIEQEVFIGELPLMTDRGTFIINGAERVIVNQIVRSPGVYYKSETDKNGRRTYNASLIPNRGAWLKFETDKNDLVWVRIDKTRKLSAQVLLKALGLSTNEILDALRHPDYFQKTIDKEGDYSDEDALMELYRKLRPGEPPTVTGGAQLLESRFFDPKRYDLGKVGRYKLNKKLHLNVPETKRVLTPEDILSAIDYLINLEYDIGSIDDIDHLGNRRVRSVGELLQNQVRVGLNRLERIIRERMTVSDAEHLTPTSLVNPKPLVAAIKEFFGSSQLSQFMDQTNPLAELTHKRRLSALGPGGLTRERAGFAVRDIHPSHYGRICPIETPEGPNAGLIGSLATHARVNQYGFIETPFYPVETGRVLRDRLPAYMTADEEDDLRVAPGDIPTDEAGKILGDIIPVRYRQEFTTTSPDQVDYVAVSPVQIISVATSLIPFLEHDDANRALMGSNMQRQAVPLLKPERPLVGTGLEAQAARDSGMVIISKYDGEVTYVDATQIRVRTARKDDETPSAAPEEIAYEVQKYQRSNQDTCLNQRPIVRVGDKVKSGQVLADGSATEGGELALGQNILVAYMPWEGYNYEDAILISERLVYDDIYTSIHIEKYEIEARQTKLGPEEITREIPNVGEDALRQLDEDGIIRIGAWVEAGDILVGKVTPKGESDQPPEEKLLRAIFGEKARDVRDNSLRVPNGEKGRVVDVRVFTREQGDELPPGANMVVRVYVAQKRKIQVGDKMAGRHGNKGIISRILPIEDMPYLPDGRPVDIVLNPLGVPSRMNVGQVFECLLGWAGENLEKRFKVVPFDEMHGDQMSRETVHGKLQEAADETGYDWLFNSDHPGKTQVFDGRTGEPFDRPVTVGKAYMLKLVHLVDDKIHARSTGPYSLVTQQPLGGKAQQGGQRFGEMEVWALEAFGAAYTLQELLTVKSDDMQGRNEALNAIVKGKAIPRPGTPESFKVLMRELQSLCLDIAVHKVETREDGTAGDVEVDLMADVNSRRSPNRPTYESITPEELGVEDED
- a CDS encoding DNA-directed RNA polymerase subunit gamma, which translates into the protein MRNQLEQRFDYVKIGIASPERIRQWGERTLPNGTVVGEVTKPETINYRTLKPEMDGLFCERIFGPAKDWECHCGKYKRVRHRGIVCERCGVEVTESRVRRHRMGYIKLAAPVTHVWYLKGIPSYMSILLDMPLRDVEQIVYFNAYVVLNPGNVSDLSYKQLLNEDQWMEIEDQLYSEDSQMEGVEVGIGAEALERLLADINLEEEAEKLREEIGTAKGQKRAKLIKRLRVIDNFVATGAKPEWMVLNVLPVIPPDLRPMVQLDGGRFATSDLNDLYRRVINRNNRLARLQEILAPEIIVRNEKRMLQEAVDALIDNGRRGRTVVGANNRPLKSLSDIIEGKQGRFRQNLLGKRVDYSGRSVIVVGPKLKIHQCGLPREMAIELFQPFVIHRLIRQGLVNNIKAAKKLIQRGDSSVWDVLEEVIEGHPVMLNRAPTLHRLGIQAFEPILVEGRAIQLHPLVCPAFNADFDGDQMAVHVPLSLEAQAEARLLMLASNNILSPATGRPIVMPSQDMVLGCYYLTAENQKAERGINRYFASLDDAIVAYEQQQVDLHAYIWVRFDGQVESDEADLNPLQTEELGDGTVTKIYKYRRRREDAEGNLISQYIRTTPGRIIFNKTIQDALA